One segment of Streptosporangium brasiliense DNA contains the following:
- a CDS encoding helix-turn-helix domain-containing protein, producing MVEQDGNAAELQHGDDLAGAFGGNVRRRREEAGLTLEQLSTQSSVSRAMLSKVERGEKSPTIGVASRIAHALDASLSDLIGAPAAAASGVAVVMRKNHRPVFRDPETGFERHMVSAAPGAGGAEMVVHYLPAQVSTGLLPAYPPGTEKQLVVLEGTLTVAIGGINETLNAGDSLFFQADADHGFANRTDAPCEYIMVISRRT from the coding sequence GTGGTCGAGCAAGACGGAAACGCGGCCGAACTACAGCACGGTGACGACCTGGCCGGCGCGTTCGGCGGTAACGTGCGGCGACGCCGCGAGGAGGCGGGCCTGACGCTGGAGCAGCTGTCCACACAGTCGTCGGTCAGCCGGGCGATGCTGTCCAAGGTCGAACGCGGTGAGAAGAGCCCGACGATCGGCGTCGCGTCCAGGATCGCCCACGCGCTCGACGCGTCGCTCTCGGACCTGATCGGTGCGCCGGCTGCTGCCGCGTCCGGTGTGGCCGTTGTCATGCGCAAGAACCATCGCCCCGTTTTCCGTGACCCGGAAACCGGCTTCGAGCGGCACATGGTGTCAGCGGCCCCGGGCGCGGGAGGAGCCGAGATGGTCGTCCACTACCTCCCCGCGCAGGTCTCTACCGGGCTGCTGCCCGCGTATCCGCCGGGTACGGAGAAACAACTCGTGGTGCTCGAAGGCACCCTCACCGTCGCGATCGGCGGGATCAACGAGACCCTGAACGCAGGCGACTCCCTGTTCTTCCAGGCCGACGCGGACCACGGCTTCGCCAACCGAACGGACGCTCCCTGCGAATACATCATGGTCATCTCGCGCAGAACCTGA
- a CDS encoding MBL fold metallo-hydrolase translates to MRAQHDGGSMRLISSGRHHATFEFGDLQVISLRDGYIDMPPTRLRDEDGRTLDELPAAVPLAGDNLRLSVNAFFVTDGTRSVLIDTGASNAWHDPTMGLIYDALDEAGIDRAHVTDVAITHKHEDHVSGLIAPDGSEAFTKLERVWIGAGDTSVFTGRLEPIRDRVVPVSEKVAINDWTTAIPTPGHTPGHTVYEVRSGTGHLLAWGDTVHVPTLQFDQPNVSWELDGDQSQARAARAALLEQLAQPHHFVAGAHLDSPGIARVTASGDGYALEYLAPPIG, encoded by the coding sequence ATGCGCGCCCAACACGACGGAGGTTCCATGCGTTTGATCTCGAGTGGCCGGCACCATGCCACGTTCGAATTCGGCGATCTGCAGGTGATCTCGTTGCGAGACGGGTACATCGACATGCCGCCGACACGGCTCCGCGACGAGGACGGGCGCACGCTCGATGAGCTGCCGGCCGCCGTCCCGCTGGCCGGCGACAACTTGCGGCTGTCGGTCAACGCCTTCTTCGTCACCGACGGCACGCGGTCGGTTCTCATCGACACCGGCGCGTCCAACGCCTGGCACGACCCCACCATGGGATTGATCTACGACGCGCTCGACGAAGCGGGGATCGACCGCGCGCATGTCACCGATGTGGCCATCACCCACAAACACGAAGACCACGTGAGCGGCCTGATCGCGCCGGACGGTTCAGAGGCGTTCACCAAACTCGAGCGCGTGTGGATCGGCGCGGGCGACACCTCGGTGTTCACCGGGCGGCTCGAGCCGATCCGCGACCGGGTCGTACCCGTGTCGGAGAAGGTCGCGATCAACGACTGGACCACCGCGATCCCGACACCGGGCCACACACCCGGTCACACCGTCTACGAGGTCAGGAGCGGCACCGGCCACCTTCTCGCCTGGGGCGACACCGTTCACGTTCCCACGCTCCAATTCGATCAGCCGAACGTGTCCTGGGAGCTCGACGGCGACCAGTCCCAGGCCCGCGCCGCGCGGGCGGCACTCCTCGAACAACTGGCCCAACCACACCACTTCGTAGCCGGCGCCCACCTCGACTCACCCGGCATCGCCCGCGTAACCGCCTCCGGCGACGGTTATGCGCTGGAGTACCTCGCACCACCGATCGGCTGA
- a CDS encoding TetR/AcrR family transcriptional regulator gives MPVQPSRNPPSSASEPPVRGQRADARHNRARLLRAAREAYALNGTDVPSSTIARRAGVGAATLYRHFPTRGSLIAAAFSEQFSECVAALDEALRDDDPGRGLCSALTKVCRMQAEDRGFSAAFLEESPDDPDLHREHARAEAGLAQLVQRAKNTGQSRKDFDPSDVTLLLLANSGVVRQSPEASLAASRRLLAYFLQSCRATDGAPPLPQPAPPRRRLRAATPNRLTGDFRRGARPHARRLPVCAPANQDQHRRDFGSDATSTARPAEHRPDRGSWKHLRQRSLAILGLGTPSGAEGLHGGRHDWVA, from the coding sequence ATGCCTGTTCAGCCGTCTCGGAACCCGCCCTCGTCCGCCTCCGAGCCCCCCGTCCGGGGGCAGCGAGCCGACGCCCGGCACAACCGCGCCCGGCTCCTCCGGGCCGCCCGCGAGGCGTACGCCCTCAACGGCACCGACGTACCCTCCAGCACCATCGCCCGCAGGGCCGGCGTTGGCGCCGCCACCCTCTACCGGCACTTCCCGACCCGGGGCTCGCTGATCGCCGCGGCGTTCTCCGAGCAGTTCTCCGAGTGCGTCGCAGCCTTGGACGAGGCCCTACGGGACGACGATCCCGGGCGCGGTCTCTGCTCCGCCCTCACCAAGGTGTGCAGGATGCAGGCCGAAGACCGCGGGTTCAGCGCCGCGTTCCTCGAGGAGTCTCCCGACGATCCCGACCTCCATCGCGAGCACGCCCGCGCCGAGGCAGGACTCGCCCAGCTGGTACAACGTGCGAAGAACACAGGGCAGTCGCGCAAGGACTTCGATCCCAGCGACGTCACCCTCCTGCTCCTGGCGAACAGCGGCGTCGTGCGGCAGTCCCCGGAGGCGTCCCTGGCCGCCTCTCGCCGCCTGCTCGCCTACTTCCTCCAGTCCTGCCGGGCCACGGACGGCGCGCCGCCCCTGCCCCAGCCCGCACCGCCTCGACGACGTTTACGGGCCGCCACACCGAACCGACTGACCGGCGACTTCCGCCGGGGGGCGCGCCCCCACGCCAGACGCTTGCCCGTCTGTGCGCCAGCCAATCAAGATCAACATCGTCGGGATTTCGGTTCCGATGCGACATCGACTGCTCGGCCCGCTGAGCACCGACCCGATCGCGGCAGCTGGAAACATCTCCGTCAGAGGTCACTGGCCATTTTGGGGCTGGGGACACCTTCGGGAGCGGAGGGCCTGCACGGGGGTCGCCACGACTGGGTGGCCTGA
- a CDS encoding ArsR/SmtB family transcription factor has protein sequence MTDEQLLALRSSAQYKALGHPLRHRMVNLLRQRPATLGELTSALDSTKGTVGYHVRILREAGLVRLASTRQVRGGTEQRFELINKGFQLDEETGARFLHDAALAEMSPVRPGDPGHTVLHHLWLTPEEARALAERLETFDHGYEPHGAAGHRTEAYGLLLSLYRADIPRLPPEDHMR, from the coding sequence ATGACAGATGAGCAGCTCCTCGCCCTGCGCTCATCCGCGCAGTACAAAGCACTCGGCCACCCGTTGCGCCACCGCATGGTGAACCTGCTACGCCAGCGCCCCGCCACCTTGGGCGAGCTGACCTCGGCACTCGATTCCACCAAGGGAACGGTCGGCTACCACGTGCGCATCCTGCGCGAGGCCGGGCTCGTCCGCCTCGCGAGCACCCGGCAGGTCCGTGGCGGCACCGAACAGCGCTTCGAGCTGATCAACAAGGGATTCCAGCTCGATGAGGAGACCGGGGCCAGGTTCCTCCACGACGCGGCCCTGGCGGAGATGTCCCCCGTCCGTCCCGGCGACCCCGGCCACACCGTGCTGCACCACCTCTGGCTCACCCCCGAAGAGGCCCGCGCGCTGGCCGAACGACTCGAAACGTTCGACCACGGCTACGAGCCGCACGGGGCCGCAGGGCACAGAACCGAGGCCTACGGACTGCTCCTCAGCCTCTATCGAGCCGACATCCCCCGCCTGCCTCCGGAAGATCACATGAGATAG
- a CDS encoding DUF2218 domain-containing protein, giving the protein MPLSTAHVATDRPERYAKQLISHMGHKADVEHTGAGRGTITFRSGACSLASSQRELVLIAAAVDLDSLIGVQDVITRHLLRFATQEEIRVDWTDPGSGDALEIVAPAVDDYLRAHCTPAGELLTELAETTREATGRAAGMQVTADEGALLEMLVRLSGARRAIEIGVFTGYSSLCIARALPADGYLLACDVSSEWTSIARPYWRRAGVDDRIDLRIGPALDTLRALPEEPAFDFAFIDADKGNYPRYYEEIVPRLASGGLLVLDNVFLGGRVLDPAFQDDDHQAMRRVNKALSRDGRLDVVMLPVRDGVTLARKR; this is encoded by the coding sequence ATGCCTCTGTCAACGGCACATGTCGCAACCGATCGCCCCGAGCGCTACGCCAAACAGTTGATCTCACACATGGGCCACAAGGCCGACGTGGAGCACACCGGCGCCGGCAGAGGAACGATCACCTTCCGCTCCGGCGCCTGCTCGCTGGCCTCCTCCCAGCGGGAACTGGTCCTGATCGCCGCCGCCGTGGACCTCGACTCGCTGATCGGCGTGCAGGACGTCATCACCCGGCACCTGCTGCGCTTCGCCACCCAGGAGGAGATCCGCGTCGACTGGACCGACCCGGGCTCCGGCGATGCTCTCGAGATCGTCGCTCCGGCCGTCGATGACTACCTGCGGGCACACTGCACACCGGCCGGCGAGCTGCTGACCGAGCTGGCCGAAACGACGCGAGAGGCGACAGGTCGCGCCGCCGGAATGCAGGTCACGGCCGACGAGGGGGCGCTGCTGGAGATGCTGGTCCGGCTCTCGGGTGCACGCCGGGCCATCGAGATCGGCGTGTTCACCGGGTACTCCTCGCTGTGCATCGCTCGCGCGCTGCCCGCCGACGGCTACCTGCTCGCCTGCGACGTGAGCAGCGAATGGACCTCCATCGCCAGGCCGTACTGGCGACGCGCGGGCGTCGATGACCGCATCGACCTCAGGATCGGCCCGGCCCTCGACACGCTCCGGGCGCTGCCCGAAGAACCAGCCTTCGACTTCGCCTTCATCGACGCGGACAAGGGCAATTACCCCCGCTACTACGAGGAGATCGTGCCGCGGCTCGCGTCCGGCGGCCTTCTCGTTCTTGACAATGTGTTCTTGGGTGGCAGGGTCCTCGACCCGGCCTTCCAGGACGACGATCATCAGGCGATGCGGCGCGTGAACAAGGCTCTCAGCCGTGACGGACGCCTGGATGTGGTCATGCTGCCCGTCCGCGACGGCGTCACTCTGGCCAGAAAACGCTGA
- a CDS encoding NAD(P)H-binding protein — MYLVTGATAHFGRQAVEALHAAGHPVRALTRSPEQAGLPQGVELARADLTKPETLPTALQDVTAILLVLQYGMDPAPLLAAAGQAGVARIVFLSSGAVVDGIDPQSDVIAQYHWDVEQAVRNSGLEWTLLRLLFPAINSLTFAMQLTGGDVIRAPYINAAFSAIHELDVADVAVSTLIGDGHAGQTYSLTGPESLTQADQVRILGQALGRPLTTEDLDPEPVLEQMSAFMDPAFLGALFGLMATTVGKPADVNDTVERITGHPARSYAQWAADHAADF; from the coding sequence ATGTACCTGGTTACCGGTGCCACCGCCCACTTCGGCCGCCAGGCCGTCGAAGCGCTGCACGCAGCGGGCCATCCCGTCCGGGCGTTGACCCGCAGCCCCGAGCAGGCAGGTCTACCGCAGGGTGTCGAGCTGGCCCGGGCCGACCTGACCAAGCCGGAAACTCTCCCCACCGCCCTCCAGGACGTGACCGCGATCCTGCTGGTCCTGCAGTACGGCATGGACCCGGCGCCGCTCCTGGCCGCCGCCGGGCAGGCCGGTGTCGCCCGAATCGTCTTCCTGTCCTCGGGCGCGGTGGTGGACGGCATCGACCCCCAGTCGGATGTGATCGCCCAGTACCACTGGGACGTGGAGCAGGCCGTCCGCAATTCCGGCCTGGAATGGACGCTTCTGCGGTTGCTGTTCCCGGCGATCAACTCGTTGACGTTCGCGATGCAGCTGACCGGCGGTGATGTGATCCGCGCGCCGTACATCAACGCCGCCTTCAGCGCCATCCACGAGCTGGACGTCGCGGACGTGGCGGTCTCGACACTGATCGGCGACGGCCACGCCGGACAGACCTACAGCCTGACCGGACCCGAGTCGCTCACCCAGGCCGACCAGGTCCGCATCCTCGGCCAGGCGCTCGGACGCCCGCTCACCACCGAGGACCTCGATCCGGAGCCGGTGCTGGAGCAGATGAGCGCCTTCATGGATCCCGCCTTCCTGGGCGCGCTGTTCGGCCTCATGGCGACCACCGTCGGCAAGCCGGCCGACGTCAACGACACCGTGGAACGGATCACCGGCCACCCCGCGCGCTCCTACGCGCAGTGGGCCGCCGACCACGCCGCCGACTTCTGA
- a CDS encoding SGNH/GDSL hydrolase family protein, whose amino-acid sequence MRFAKTLAALATAAALITPAVPAQASTAGPRWTGAWSAAVQQPSPGGLPGSSNWSQAGFKRQSVRQVIRVTGAGVAVRIKISNLYGTAPLTVSGATVAKAAAGAAIRPATLRPATFSLRPYTVIPAGQELVSDPIPLPVQALDRLAVTLYFQGATGPATFHDISSATSYRAPGDHRSDPRGTAFTDSSHSWYFLSGVDVLSPAAQGAVVTFGDSVTDGTGSTLDADNRYPDQLAERLVAAGRPLTVLNSGISGNQVLADHPLFGESGLARFQRDVLDRPGVRTVIVMEGINDITYPGPVVTAEQVIAGHRELIRLAHARGIRVVGGTIMPFKGNPWLYPDGTPEPFAQEQVRDQVNTWIRSSGEYDAVADFEQALRSPTDPDRLRPEFNVRDGQEGDRLHPNDAGLNAMAEAIDLSRL is encoded by the coding sequence ATGCGTTTCGCCAAGACCCTCGCCGCGCTGGCCACCGCAGCCGCGCTCATCACCCCCGCCGTACCGGCCCAGGCCAGCACGGCGGGCCCCCGCTGGACGGGCGCCTGGTCGGCCGCCGTGCAGCAGCCCTCGCCCGGCGGACTGCCGGGCTCGTCCAACTGGTCACAGGCGGGCTTCAAACGGCAGTCGGTACGCCAGGTGATCCGGGTCACCGGCGCCGGCGTCGCCGTCCGTATCAAGATCTCCAACCTGTACGGCACAGCGCCCCTCACGGTGAGCGGAGCGACGGTGGCCAAGGCCGCCGCCGGGGCCGCCATCCGTCCGGCGACCCTGCGCCCGGCGACCTTCTCGCTGCGGCCGTACACGGTGATCCCGGCGGGTCAGGAACTGGTCAGCGACCCCATCCCGCTACCCGTCCAGGCGCTGGACCGGCTGGCCGTCACCCTCTACTTCCAGGGGGCGACCGGACCGGCCACCTTCCACGACATCTCCTCGGCCACCAGTTACCGGGCACCCGGCGACCATCGGTCCGACCCTCGCGGCACCGCCTTCACCGACAGCTCGCACTCGTGGTACTTCCTGAGCGGGGTGGACGTGCTGAGCCCCGCTGCCCAAGGAGCGGTGGTGACCTTCGGCGACTCGGTCACCGACGGCACCGGCTCCACCCTCGACGCCGACAACCGCTATCCCGACCAGCTCGCCGAGCGGCTGGTCGCAGCCGGCAGGCCGCTGACCGTGCTGAACAGCGGTATCTCCGGCAACCAGGTTCTCGCTGACCACCCGCTGTTCGGCGAAAGTGGCCTGGCCCGCTTCCAGCGGGACGTGCTCGACAGGCCGGGAGTGCGCACGGTGATCGTGATGGAAGGCATCAACGACATCACCTACCCCGGCCCGGTGGTCACCGCCGAGCAGGTCATCGCGGGACACCGCGAGCTGATCCGGCTCGCCCACGCCCGCGGGATCCGAGTCGTGGGCGGCACGATCATGCCGTTCAAGGGCAACCCCTGGCTCTACCCGGACGGCACCCCGGAACCGTTCGCCCAGGAGCAGGTCAGGGACCAGGTGAACACCTGGATCAGGTCCAGCGGCGAGTACGACGCGGTGGCCGACTTCGAACAAGCCCTGCGCTCGCCGACCGACCCGGACCGGTTGCGGCCGGAGTTCAACGTCCGCGACGGGCAAGAGGGCGACCGGCTCCACCCCAACGACGCCGGCCTGAACGCCATGGCGGAGGCCATCGACCTGAGCCGCCTATAG
- a CDS encoding helix-turn-helix transcriptional regulator: MPSILKGWLSWHQEPIYGGTSHYLDTGFSVREDEDMTETRPAAIRRELGDFLRSRRERVTPQQVGLPSTGRRRTPGLRREEVAVLAGVGVTWYTWLEQGRPINVSIHVLQAIARALHLDDIERRHLHQLAGSSTPKAGPTECAPGLTAAFQPVLDKLDPFPACLQTPLFDVVAYNRAYRFLFTDLDLIPPGERNCAVQFFTDPDWRSRYIDGELVAARMVARMRAEVGTHLGAPAAAGVVDDLRERSEEFARLWARHDVLPQQYETKRLDSPLVGQLQLNFVSTSVSETGHRMTVMTPADESTSLRLTQMADLTVATTRM; the protein is encoded by the coding sequence ATGCCGTCGATCTTGAAGGGCTGGTTATCCTGGCACCAGGAGCCTATTTATGGGGGTACTAGCCACTACCTGGATACCGGGTTCTCCGTGCGGGAGGATGAAGACATGACAGAGACCAGGCCCGCCGCGATCCGGCGCGAGCTCGGTGACTTCCTCCGCAGCCGGCGCGAACGAGTGACCCCGCAGCAGGTAGGTCTCCCGTCCACAGGGCGACGGCGGACACCCGGACTACGGCGCGAAGAGGTCGCCGTCCTCGCGGGGGTCGGCGTCACCTGGTACACCTGGCTCGAACAGGGCCGTCCCATCAACGTCAGCATTCATGTCCTGCAGGCGATCGCCCGAGCCCTGCATCTGGATGACATCGAGAGACGGCACCTGCACCAGCTCGCCGGATCAAGTACGCCGAAAGCCGGGCCCACCGAATGTGCCCCAGGACTCACCGCGGCGTTTCAACCTGTCCTGGACAAGCTCGACCCGTTCCCTGCGTGCCTGCAAACGCCGCTGTTCGATGTGGTGGCATACAACCGCGCCTACCGGTTCCTGTTCACCGACCTTGACCTCATCCCACCTGGTGAACGCAACTGCGCGGTGCAGTTCTTCACCGACCCCGACTGGCGCAGCCGCTACATCGACGGTGAGCTGGTTGCCGCCCGGATGGTCGCAAGAATGCGCGCCGAAGTCGGCACCCACCTCGGCGCCCCTGCCGCTGCCGGAGTCGTTGACGACCTCCGGGAACGATCAGAGGAGTTCGCCCGACTGTGGGCCCGTCACGACGTACTGCCCCAGCAGTACGAGACAAAGCGCCTCGACAGCCCTCTTGTCGGGCAGCTTCAGCTGAACTTCGTCTCCACCAGTGTTTCGGAGACGGGACACCGGATGACCGTGATGACGCCGGCCGATGAGTCCACCTCCCTACGTCTGACCCAGATGGCAGACCTCACTGTCGCGACCACGCGGATGTAA
- a CDS encoding MFS transporter, with translation MGRLLTTLSALLLSVASFAAAGIAVPDIGASLGATAAEQSLVVSVYALGFAVPMVLGGRLGDLYGRRRLFLLGMAGFILFSLVATLAPSITVLIAARALTGISAAAMVPQVLATITASTQGPERARAVALFGATAGGATAIGQVLGGLLLSVPLLGAPWRMVFAMSVLMGVIAFGAALRWLPDTSAPGHRSLDLIGTTLLGLALLALMIPTSQGGALGWPVWCWTLLGATPVLFAAFWRWQLRLHRSDRVPLVPPPLFRLSSYRIGLMMALMLQSAFGAFTFLYAISTQTGLGWPPMHAALVLLPFSLCFLTVSIWSGKLTPRSGFRRLLTIGGLIQAALLSITAVSVFLQGADLNSWTFAALLVGVGIGQAFMFGPLVGAMIAEVPPASAGAASGVLQTTQQAAMGLGVAVAGGLLGAALAGSTAPTGQAYMSALAICMLVQAAFAITFALCALALPRR, from the coding sequence ATGGGCCGGCTCCTGACGACACTGTCGGCGTTGCTGTTGTCGGTGGCCAGTTTCGCGGCGGCGGGTATCGCCGTGCCCGACATCGGTGCTTCCCTGGGTGCCACGGCTGCCGAGCAGTCGTTGGTGGTGTCGGTGTATGCGTTGGGGTTCGCCGTTCCGATGGTCCTCGGGGGCAGGCTCGGGGATCTGTACGGGCGACGCCGACTCTTCCTGCTCGGCATGGCCGGTTTCATCCTGTTCTCCCTGGTCGCGACCCTGGCCCCGAGCATCACCGTGTTGATCGCCGCGCGGGCTCTCACCGGGATCTCTGCGGCGGCCATGGTTCCCCAGGTGCTGGCGACGATCACGGCGTCCACCCAGGGGCCCGAACGTGCCCGTGCTGTCGCGCTGTTCGGTGCGACCGCCGGCGGGGCCACGGCGATCGGTCAGGTCCTCGGCGGCCTGTTGCTGTCCGTCCCCCTGCTCGGTGCCCCCTGGCGCATGGTCTTCGCGATGAGCGTGCTCATGGGCGTGATCGCGTTCGGCGCCGCGCTGCGCTGGCTGCCCGACACCAGTGCGCCCGGCCACCGGTCGCTCGACCTGATCGGGACGACACTGCTCGGGCTCGCCCTGCTGGCACTCATGATCCCGACCTCCCAGGGCGGCGCACTGGGCTGGCCGGTCTGGTGCTGGACGCTGCTGGGGGCAACGCCGGTGCTCTTCGCAGCGTTCTGGCGGTGGCAGTTGCGGCTGCACCGTAGTGACCGCGTTCCGCTCGTTCCGCCACCCCTGTTTCGACTCAGCTCCTACCGGATCGGGCTGATGATGGCGTTGATGCTCCAGTCCGCGTTCGGTGCGTTCACATTCCTCTACGCGATCTCTACGCAGACGGGGCTTGGATGGCCTCCCATGCACGCGGCCCTCGTGCTGTTGCCGTTCTCCTTGTGCTTCCTCACCGTGTCGATCTGGTCGGGGAAGCTCACGCCCCGTTCCGGGTTCCGCAGGCTCCTCACCATCGGCGGACTCATCCAAGCCGCACTCCTGAGCATCACAGCCGTCTCCGTGTTCCTCCAGGGTGCCGACCTGAACTCGTGGACGTTCGCCGCCCTCCTCGTCGGAGTCGGTATCGGTCAGGCCTTCATGTTCGGGCCGCTCGTCGGAGCGATGATCGCCGAGGTCCCTCCAGCATCCGCGGGAGCAGCATCCGGCGTGCTTCAAACCACACAGCAAGCCGCAATGGGCCTCGGCGTCGCCGTCGCCGGAGGTCTACTCGGTGCGGCCCTGGCCGGTTCCACAGCCCCGACAGGTCAGGCCTACATGAGCGCGCTGGCGATCTGCATGCTCGTCCAGGCAGCATTCGCCATCACGTTCGCCCTATGCGCGCTCGCCCTGCCCCGGCGCTGA
- a CDS encoding pyrophosphatase — translation MDLRQLTEAVEAVSSTYARKHGIIRDDTWFLLKLQEEVGELTQMFLMRSGQARDKGHSADELELGFRSELADVLSQVLLLARHHGVDLEAEVERKWMPWHPDRLSPQNGSRAADAVLSEDAV, via the coding sequence ATGGATCTGAGGCAGCTCACCGAAGCGGTCGAAGCGGTGTCGAGCACCTATGCCCGCAAGCACGGGATCATCCGAGATGACACGTGGTTCCTGCTGAAGCTTCAGGAGGAAGTCGGCGAGTTGACCCAGATGTTCCTCATGCGCTCCGGGCAGGCCAGGGATAAGGGGCACTCTGCCGATGAGCTGGAGTTGGGCTTCCGATCCGAACTCGCCGATGTCTTGTCCCAGGTCCTGCTCCTGGCACGGCATCACGGAGTCGACCTGGAGGCGGAGGTCGAGCGGAAATGGATGCCGTGGCATCCTGATCGGCTCTCCCCCCAGAACGGGAGCCGAGCGGCCGACGCGGTGCTCAGCGAAGACGCGGTGTAG
- a CDS encoding IS5 family transposase — protein sequence MTTLAVTRRFDLTDAQWAVLEPLLPVAKRPGRPSRWTKRQLIDGIRWRVRIGAPWRDVPECYGSWQAVYSLSRRWQRAGVWQRIVTGLQVLADTAGLLVWQVGVDSTICRAHQHAAGYPSAGSVKRKRPIVRKTSARFLAVLSHVGRRSTRLAGAQATRSPRSRSFAAT from the coding sequence GTGACCACCCTGGCGGTGACGAGGCGGTTCGACCTGACCGATGCGCAATGGGCGGTGCTGGAGCCGTTGCTGCCCGTGGCGAAACGGCCGGGACGACCGTCGAGGTGGACCAAGCGGCAGCTCATCGACGGGATCCGGTGGCGGGTGCGGATCGGGGCGCCGTGGCGGGATGTGCCGGAGTGTTACGGCTCCTGGCAGGCGGTGTACTCGTTGTCTCGCCGCTGGCAGCGGGCCGGCGTCTGGCAGCGCATCGTCACCGGGCTGCAGGTCCTGGCCGATACGGCGGGCCTGCTCGTCTGGCAGGTCGGGGTGGACTCCACGATCTGCCGGGCGCACCAGCACGCCGCCGGCTATCCGTCAGCGGGCAGCGTCAAGCGCAAGCGCCCGATCGTCCGCAAGACCTCGGCACGGTTCTTGGCGGTCTTGAGCCACGTGGGCAGGCGCTCTACCAGACTTGCCGGAGCCCAAGCCACAAGATCTCCACGTTCGCGCAGCTTCGCAGCCACATAG